Genomic window (Staphylococcus debuckii):
CTTCTAATAAATAAATGAACGACAAATTCCAATGTAATAGTATGGAATTTGTCGTTCTTTCGTTTCAGTTAAGAAAAATTATTTTGCTTGTTTAGTATTTCTTTAAGACTTATAACAAAAAGGCGTTAATTAAAAACCACATCATTAACCGATACGCAGAAGCGTGCCACAAATAAAACTAAAAAATAGGTTGTATATAACTCATTTTGAACTTGATTGAATATATAGTATATTTAATAAAATGCTTCTATTGTGGCGTAGAATTTGAGAATCAAAAAATGATTAATATAGTTTGAAGAGACTGAGCATAAATACTAGAAAAATGGCCAGTAAATGAGTTTACTATAAACTCATTTACTGGCTTCTCTAATAATTATCAAGACAATTTGCGTTTCTAGGCATACTTTGAAATGCGCTATTTTCTTTAAGAATATTAATATATGACTTGTGTTGGTAATGATAACCTTGGTTAGAGTGTATTGTCATGTGATAGTTAAGATTAGATCTTTTAATTAAAACATTGTTTTAAATATCGATGACAAGGTCTAATGTAGGACGTGTAGATATAAGGTTCGGAATTATATAAATCCATAAAAGGAGATAAATCGAAAACCTTTATACCCCGGGTGGGTATATGTTATAGTATAAGTAGCTTTACTATAACATTTTCATTAGGAGGGGTTAATTTGAATAATAATGGTGAAGAGCATAATCATCAAAATCACATGAATCATTCCAATCAAATGCATCATGATAACCATGCCTCACATCATCATAGTGGCCATGCACATCATCATGGAAATTTTAAAGTTAAGTTTTTTGTTTCATTAATTTTTGCAATACCTATCATTCTTTTATCGCCACTGATGGGTGTTAACTTACCTTTTCAATTCACATTTCCAGGTTCTGAATGGGTAGTGTTAATATTAAGTACAATTTTATTCTTTTATGGTGGTAAACCGTTCTTGTCTGGTGGTAAAGATGAAATTGCTACAAAAAAACCAGGCATGATGACCTTAGTTACCCTAGGTATCTCAGTAGCTTATATTTATAGCTTGTATGCTTTTTATATGAATAACTTTAGTAGTGCAACTGGTCATACAATGGACTTTTTTTGGGAATTAGCAACCTTAATTTTAATTATGCTATTAGGACATTGGATAGAAATGAATGCTGTCGGAAATGCTGGAGATGCTTTAAAGAAAATGGCAGAACTGTTACCTAATAGTGCTATTAAAGTTATGGATAATGGCCAACGCGAAGAAGTTAAAATATCAGACATCATGACTGATGATATCGTCGAAGTAAAAGCCGGAGAAAGCATTCCAACAGATGGTATTATCGTTCAAGGACAAACATCTATAGATGAATCCCTAGTCACTGGAGAATCTAAAAAAGTACAAAAAAATCAAAATGACAACGTCATCGGGGGTTCTATTAATGGGTCTGGAACAATACAAGTCAAGGTTACAGCTGTGGGAGAAGATGGATATCTTTCTCAAGTTATGGGACTTGTTAATCAAGCACAAAATGATAAATCTAGTGCTGAATTGTTATCTGATAAAGTGGCGGGTTATTTATTCTACTTTGCTGTAAGTGTTGGCGTGATTTCTTTTATTGTCTGGATGCTCATTCAAAATGATGTTGATTTTGCATTAGAACGTCTTGTAACTGTGTTAGTCATTGCTTGTCCACATGCTTTAGGCTTGGCAATACCTTTAGTCACTGCACGTTCTACTTCAATTGGTGCACATAATGGTTTAATTATTAAAAATAGAGAGTCTGTAGAAATAGCTCAACATATCGATTATGTAATGATGGACAAAACTGGTACTTTAACTGAGGGTAACTTTTCTGTGAATCATTATGAGAGCTTTAAAAATGATTTGAGTAATGATACAATATTAAGCCTTTTCGCCTCATTAGAAAGTCAATCTAATCACCCATTAGCTATAAGTATTGTTGATTTTGCGAAAAGTAAAAATGTTTCATTTACTAACCCACAAGACGTTAATAATATTCCAGGTGTCGGATTAGAAGGTCTAATTGATAATAAAACATATAAAATAACAAATGTCTCTTATCTTGATAAACATAAACTTAATTATGACGATGACTTGTTTACTAAATTAGCTCAACAAGGTAATTCAATCAGTTATTTAATTGAGGATCAACAAGTCATTGGCATGATTGCTCAAGGAGATCAAATTAAAGAAAGCTCAAAACAAATGGTAGCTGATTTACTATCAAGAAATATTACACCAGTCATGCTTACAGGTGACAATAATGAAGTGGCACACGCTGTCGCAAAAGAATTAGGTATTAGTGATGTCCACGCACAACTCATGCCAGAAGATAAGGAAAGCATTATAAAAGATTATCAAAGTGACGGTAATAAAGTCATGATGGTCGGAGACGGTATCAACGATGCGCCGAGTCTTATAAGAGCGGATATTGGTATAGCAATTGGTGCAGGTACAGATGTTGCAGTGGATTCAGGTGATATCATACTTGTTAAAAGTAATCCATCAGATATCATTCATTTCTTGACCCTTTCAAATAATACTATGAGAAAAATGGTGCAAAACTTATGGTGGGGTGCAGGTTATAATATTGTTGCTGTACCTTTAGCAGCTGGTATTTTAGCATTTATTGGCTTGATTTTATCACCTGCAATAGGTGCTATTTTAATGTCTTTAAGTACAATTATCGTTGCAATTAATGCATTTACATTAAAATTAAAATAAAAGAGGTAAATATAATGTATAAAAAAATGTTCACAATTTTAATTACGTTATTTTCTATAATGTTTATGGTTCCTAATGATACTTTTGCAGAAGGTAAGCACAACATGATGGACATGAAAGAAAATGATCAAAAGCGAAATGATATGATGGATATGAAAAATCATGACGAAAGAAAAAATTTGAATTCTTCACAAGGAAAAAATGAAATAACATTTCCCAAAGTTTTAGAGCCTAAAAAAGATAACAATGGTTATAAAAGTTATACATTAAAAGCGCAGAAAGGAAAGACAGAATTTTACAAAGGTAATTTCTCTAACACTTTAGGATACAATGGAAATTTACTTGGGCCAACTTTAAAATTAAAAAAAGGAGATAAGGTTAAAATTAAGTTAGTCAACAACTTAGATGAAAATACAACATTTCATTGGCATGGGTTAGAAATAGATGGAAAAGTGGATGGAGGCCCTTCTCAAGTTATAAAACCAGGAAAAGAAAAAACAATAAAATTTGAGG
Coding sequences:
- a CDS encoding heavy metal translocating P-type ATPase, which codes for MNNNGEEHNHQNHMNHSNQMHHDNHASHHHSGHAHHHGNFKVKFFVSLIFAIPIILLSPLMGVNLPFQFTFPGSEWVVLILSTILFFYGGKPFLSGGKDEIATKKPGMMTLVTLGISVAYIYSLYAFYMNNFSSATGHTMDFFWELATLILIMLLGHWIEMNAVGNAGDALKKMAELLPNSAIKVMDNGQREEVKISDIMTDDIVEVKAGESIPTDGIIVQGQTSIDESLVTGESKKVQKNQNDNVIGGSINGSGTIQVKVTAVGEDGYLSQVMGLVNQAQNDKSSAELLSDKVAGYLFYFAVSVGVISFIVWMLIQNDVDFALERLVTVLVIACPHALGLAIPLVTARSTSIGAHNGLIIKNRESVEIAQHIDYVMMDKTGTLTEGNFSVNHYESFKNDLSNDTILSLFASLESQSNHPLAISIVDFAKSKNVSFTNPQDVNNIPGVGLEGLIDNKTYKITNVSYLDKHKLNYDDDLFTKLAQQGNSISYLIEDQQVIGMIAQGDQIKESSKQMVADLLSRNITPVMLTGDNNEVAHAVAKELGISDVHAQLMPEDKESIIKDYQSDGNKVMMVGDGINDAPSLIRADIGIAIGAGTDVAVDSGDIILVKSNPSDIIHFLTLSNNTMRKMVQNLWWGAGYNIVAVPLAAGILAFIGLILSPAIGAILMSLSTIIVAINAFTLKLK